One Phosphitispora fastidiosa genomic region harbors:
- a CDS encoding gamma-glutamyl-gamma-aminobutyrate hydrolase family protein — MKPLIGISCSYNHMDGRFFLPEAYVEAVIKAQGIPLILPGSGSIKAVAPFFRAVRGLVLTGGGDVDPGFFDEEPLPGLGEVTPERDRFEIMLVRAAMQRRIPILGICRGIQILNVACGGSVIQHIPAEIGKPLKHSQSAPRWHSTHKVSIAKGSRLAEILKCNSTRVNSFHHQAVRSPAPGFEVTARSSDGVIEAIEHRESPFVIGVQWHPECMAPKDRHARLLIGAFTEAASRTDQSRKN, encoded by the coding sequence ATGAAGCCTTTAATCGGGATTTCGTGTTCGTATAACCATATGGACGGGCGTTTTTTCCTGCCCGAGGCTTATGTGGAGGCCGTTATTAAAGCCCAGGGTATCCCCTTGATTCTGCCGGGTTCAGGCAGTATCAAAGCTGTGGCGCCATTTTTCAGGGCGGTCAGAGGTCTTGTGTTGACCGGAGGTGGGGATGTAGATCCCGGTTTCTTTGATGAAGAGCCGCTTCCCGGACTGGGTGAGGTCACTCCTGAAAGGGACAGGTTTGAAATCATGCTGGTAAGGGCTGCTATGCAGAGGCGGATACCAATTCTGGGCATCTGCCGGGGAATTCAGATACTTAATGTGGCCTGTGGAGGTTCTGTTATCCAGCATATTCCCGCAGAAATCGGCAAACCCCTGAAGCATTCCCAATCAGCTCCCAGGTGGCACTCCACACATAAGGTCAGCATTGCCAAAGGCAGCCGCCTGGCAGAGATTCTCAAATGTAACAGCACCAGGGTCAACAGCTTTCACCACCAGGCAGTCCGCAGCCCGGCCCCGGGATTTGAGGTCACTGCCAGGAGCAGTGACGGTGTTATTGAGGCAATTGAGCACCGGGAAAGCCCTTTTGTCATCGGGGTCCAATGGCATCCTGAGTGCATGGCGCCCAAGGACCGGCATGCGAGGCTGCTGATCGGGGCTTTTACAGAAGCGGCATCACGGACTGACCAATCCCGAAAAAATTAA
- a CDS encoding response regulator yields MESQCLDVLIVDDQAGVRYLLDAIIREEGHRPFLAVNGQEAVEQAVKINPDLVFMDIRMPVMDGTKALEKMKETGCSCQVVIMTAFTEKDVIDKARTNGAFKCIIKPFDVDEIRQIIHEVSRKIFPRASAL; encoded by the coding sequence ATGGAATCTCAATGCCTCGATGTTTTAATAGTAGATGACCAGGCAGGGGTGCGTTATTTGCTTGATGCCATTATCAGGGAAGAGGGACATAGGCCTTTTTTGGCAGTTAACGGCCAGGAAGCAGTTGAACAGGCTGTTAAGATAAACCCCGATTTAGTTTTTATGGATATCCGCATGCCTGTTATGGATGGCACCAAGGCTCTGGAAAAGATGAAAGAGACGGGATGTAGTTGTCAGGTAGTTATTATGACTGCTTTCACTGAGAAGGATGTCATTGATAAGGCACGTACCAATGGAGCTTTTAAGTGTATCATCAAACCCTTTGATGTTGATGAGATTCGCCAGATAATTCATGAAGTATCCCGAAAGATATTCCCCAGGGCATCTGCATTGTAA
- a CDS encoding amidohydrolase: MYRLGRKMMLAVINGRIITMAGADIDKGTVLIEDGKIKEVGKDVEIPEAADILDATGKIVMPGFIDAHCHVGILEETYRIEGDDVNEMTDPVTPHLRAIDAINPEDQGFTDALEGGVTTVVTGPGSGNVIGGENLAMKTAGSIIDHMVLKSPVGVKVAFGENPKRVYGGGKKSPMTRMATAALLRESLVKAQNYLRKLELGVQDPDKLPDRDLRMETLVRVLQGHLPLRAHAHRADDIMTAIRVADEFGVKIIIEHCTEGFKIADELARRGIPAITGPALTGRAKVELKDRTNANAGILSRAGVKVAIMTDHPVIPINYLSLSAALAVKAGMEEAEALKAITINAAEIIGLADRIGSIEKGKDADLIIMNGHPLEIKTRIEHVIIGGKTAYLG, translated from the coding sequence ATGTACAGATTGGGGAGAAAAATGATGCTGGCTGTAATTAACGGCAGAATTATAACCATGGCGGGTGCTGATATCGATAAAGGGACTGTCCTGATCGAAGATGGCAAGATAAAGGAAGTGGGAAAAGATGTAGAGATTCCCGAGGCCGCCGACATTCTGGATGCCACGGGGAAGATTGTCATGCCGGGCTTTATTGATGCCCACTGTCATGTGGGCATTCTGGAAGAAACTTACCGCATTGAAGGTGATGATGTTAATGAGATGACAGATCCGGTAACACCTCACCTCAGGGCTATTGATGCCATAAACCCTGAAGACCAGGGGTTTACCGATGCCCTGGAGGGTGGGGTGACAACTGTAGTGACCGGGCCGGGCAGCGGAAATGTCATTGGGGGCGAGAATCTCGCCATGAAAACCGCCGGCAGCATTATTGACCACATGGTGCTGAAAAGTCCTGTTGGAGTTAAGGTTGCCTTTGGCGAAAACCCGAAGCGTGTATACGGCGGCGGCAAAAAAAGCCCTATGACCAGGATGGCTACTGCTGCGCTGTTGCGGGAAAGCCTGGTTAAGGCACAGAATTATCTCAGGAAACTGGAACTGGGTGTCCAAGACCCCGATAAGCTGCCGGACAGGGATCTTAGGATGGAGACATTGGTTCGGGTCCTTCAGGGGCACCTGCCGCTAAGAGCTCATGCTCACAGGGCTGATGACATCATGACTGCCATCAGGGTGGCTGATGAATTCGGGGTAAAAATTATCATAGAGCACTGCACAGAGGGTTTTAAGATAGCTGATGAACTGGCCCGCAGGGGCATTCCTGCGATAACCGGACCGGCGCTCACAGGCAGGGCTAAAGTTGAATTAAAAGACCGCACCAATGCAAATGCAGGCATACTCAGCAGGGCAGGAGTCAAGGTAGCTATCATGACAGATCACCCTGTTATCCCCATTAATTATCTGAGCTTGAGCGCGGCTCTTGCTGTAAAGGCCGGAATGGAGGAAGCTGAGGCCTTAAAGGCGATTACTATTAATGCTGCTGAAATAATCGGGCTTGCTGACAGAATAGGCAGTATTGAAAAAGGCAAAGATGCTGACCTGATTATTATGAATGGACACCCTCTGGAAATAAAGACTAGAATTGAACATGTCATAATAGGCGGAAAAACCGCGTATTTGGGCTGA
- a CDS encoding Tex family protein codes for MMETKNKTSQAEQHVKTIAAELGLREPQVLGTVRLLDDGNTVPFIARYRKEATGELDENMIRDVEERVSYLRNLESRKEEVIRLIEEQGKLTGELRDAIVKSHKLQEVEDLYRPYRQKRRTRATIARERGLEPLALRIMGQQDMDGTPENLAECYVNPEMEVHTARDAVNGAMDIIAENISDDADMRKLARRLTFNEGIMMTLAADKAKCTPYEMYYDYHEPLRNIPPHRILAINRGEKDEILSVKVEAPAEKLVSLICQRLILNEKTIWRTVLEETAQDAYKRLLAPSIDREVRNELTGKAEEQAIKIFSANLRSLLLQPPVRGQTVLGIDPGFRTGCKLAVVDETGKVLEVGVMYPHQPQNKTAEAREIMQRMIRENAAGLIAIGNGTASRETETVVAGMIKEEGLTVSYTIVSEAGASVYSASKIAGEEFPQYDLSLRSAVSIARRLQDPLAELVKIDPKSIGVGQYQHDVSSKRLEESLGGVVESSVNAVGVDLNTASPSLLKYVAGIKPAVAKSIVSFREKHGRFSSRKQLLEIPRLGGQTFVQCAGFIRLPDGDNPLENTPVHPESYDIAEKILQRVGAAPNDLCTAGLKDIRHKLASLDAETVAAELGAGVPTVRDIIEALQRPGRDPRDEMPKPVFRTDVTSMENLKPGMVLEGIVRNVVDFGAFVDIGVKHDGLVHISELADKFVKHPMEVVSVGDNVKVRVLGVDMARERVSLSMKGTR; via the coding sequence ATGATGGAAACAAAAAATAAGACATCACAGGCGGAACAGCATGTAAAAACGATTGCTGCGGAACTGGGGCTCAGGGAGCCTCAGGTTCTGGGGACTGTCAGGCTTTTGGATGACGGCAACACGGTCCCTTTCATTGCCCGGTATCGTAAAGAAGCCACCGGTGAACTGGATGAAAACATGATCCGGGATGTTGAAGAAAGAGTCAGCTACCTCCGTAACCTGGAGTCAAGGAAAGAGGAAGTTATCAGGTTAATTGAAGAACAGGGCAAGCTGACCGGTGAACTGAGGGATGCTATAGTTAAATCTCACAAACTGCAGGAGGTGGAAGATCTTTATCGGCCTTACCGGCAAAAACGGCGCACCCGGGCCACAATTGCCCGGGAACGCGGCCTGGAGCCGCTGGCTCTGAGAATAATGGGTCAGCAGGATATGGACGGGACCCCTGAAAATTTGGCGGAGTGTTATGTCAACCCCGAAATGGAAGTACATACTGCCAGAGATGCGGTTAATGGAGCTATGGATATAATCGCCGAAAATATTTCTGATGATGCCGACATGCGTAAGCTGGCGCGCAGGCTGACATTCAACGAAGGTATTATGATGACCCTGGCCGCAGATAAAGCAAAGTGCACCCCGTATGAAATGTACTACGACTACCACGAGCCGTTGAGGAACATTCCTCCCCACAGGATCCTGGCCATCAACAGGGGCGAAAAAGATGAAATACTCTCGGTAAAGGTGGAGGCCCCTGCAGAAAAACTGGTTTCCCTGATTTGTCAACGGTTGATCTTGAATGAAAAAACCATCTGGAGAACAGTCCTGGAGGAAACGGCTCAGGATGCTTATAAGCGTCTTCTGGCCCCTTCAATAGACCGGGAGGTCAGAAATGAATTAACCGGAAAGGCTGAGGAACAGGCGATAAAAATTTTCTCCGCAAATCTGCGCAGTCTTTTGCTGCAGCCCCCGGTCAGAGGGCAGACTGTTCTTGGCATTGATCCCGGCTTCAGAACAGGCTGCAAACTGGCAGTTGTTGACGAAACAGGTAAAGTGCTTGAGGTGGGTGTGATGTATCCACACCAGCCGCAGAACAAGACTGCAGAGGCCAGGGAAATTATGCAGCGGATGATCAGGGAGAATGCCGCAGGGCTTATCGCCATCGGTAATGGCACGGCATCAAGGGAAACGGAGACCGTGGTTGCCGGGATGATAAAGGAGGAAGGGCTCACTGTAAGTTATACCATAGTCAGTGAGGCCGGTGCTTCTGTTTATTCTGCCTCGAAAATTGCCGGGGAGGAGTTTCCCCAATATGACCTCTCCCTAAGAAGCGCAGTTTCCATTGCCAGGCGCCTGCAGGACCCGCTGGCCGAACTGGTAAAAATTGATCCTAAGTCAATCGGTGTCGGCCAGTACCAGCACGATGTGTCTTCCAAAAGGCTGGAGGAATCCCTGGGAGGTGTTGTGGAATCCAGTGTAAATGCAGTAGGGGTTGACCTGAACACTGCTTCACCGTCACTTCTGAAGTATGTTGCCGGGATTAAACCTGCGGTGGCCAAAAGTATTGTTAGCTTCCGGGAAAAGCATGGCAGATTCAGCAGCCGGAAACAGCTCCTGGAGATTCCGCGGCTGGGCGGCCAGACCTTTGTGCAGTGTGCTGGGTTTATCAGGCTGCCGGATGGAGATAACCCTCTGGAAAACACCCCGGTTCACCCGGAGTCATATGATATTGCGGAAAAGATTTTGCAGAGGGTTGGCGCTGCTCCCAATGACCTCTGCACAGCCGGTCTGAAGGATATCCGTCATAAGCTGGCTTCCCTCGATGCTGAAACAGTAGCTGCAGAGCTGGGAGCAGGAGTGCCTACCGTCAGGGATATTATTGAGGCCCTGCAGAGGCCGGGGCGGGATCCCAGAGATGAAATGCCCAAGCCTGTTTTCCGTACTGATGTAACCTCAATGGAAAACCTGAAACCCGGGATGGTGCTGGAGGGAATAGTTAGAAATGTCGTTGATTTCGGCGCTTTTGTTGACATTGGGGTGAAGCATGACGGACTTGTCCATATCTCGGAGTTGGCTGATAAATTTGTCAAACACCCTATGGAAGTTGTTTCAGTGGGAGATAATGTAAAGGTAAGGGTTCTCGGTGTGGATATGGCCAGAGAGCGGGTGAGCCTTAGCATGAAGGGGACCCGCTGA
- a CDS encoding DUF362 domain-containing protein produces MVQVSVSRCADYDQDRVNSAVRTAIMLIGGMERFVRPGLMVLLKVNALTMKLPEEAVTTHPAVIKAVAAEVKKAGGIPLVGDSSGGMVAGQAPTKSTFEVAGIARAAEEAGAELVNFDSAGVAAVAAEGPIRTLHLAKPVLEADVVISLPKLKTHSVTILTGAVKNMFGCVPGHRKSEYHRMAPRLKDFARVLADIYGLTRPALTIMDGIVGMEGNGPSAGSPRNMGLVLASGDGVALDAVVAYIAGVAPFKIHTTRIAHQRGLGMGDLSKIEVLGEKLETLKLRDFDLPSNLMFELLPGFLVSGILGMLRARPVIAEDACAGCSFCVDSCPVQAMELSGKIPVIDYNRCISCLCCQELCPNKAVQMKQVNPLGRVLAGLVRHGKQKKRQRYLK; encoded by the coding sequence ATGGTACAGGTATCGGTATCCAGGTGTGCTGATTATGACCAGGACCGGGTAAACAGTGCGGTACGTACAGCAATAATGCTAATTGGAGGTATGGAACGGTTTGTCCGGCCCGGTCTGATGGTCTTGTTGAAGGTTAATGCACTTACAATGAAGCTTCCGGAAGAAGCGGTAACCACCCATCCTGCTGTTATCAAGGCTGTGGCTGCTGAAGTTAAAAAAGCCGGCGGTATTCCCCTGGTGGGTGACAGTTCCGGGGGCATGGTAGCCGGACAGGCCCCCACAAAGAGTACCTTTGAGGTTGCCGGGATCGCCAGGGCGGCTGAAGAAGCGGGAGCCGAACTGGTCAATTTTGATTCTGCAGGTGTTGCCGCTGTTGCTGCTGAGGGGCCTATACGGACACTGCATCTGGCCAAGCCGGTTCTGGAGGCGGATGTAGTGATCTCCCTGCCAAAGCTGAAAACCCACTCAGTGACCATTCTGACGGGAGCAGTTAAAAACATGTTTGGATGTGTGCCCGGACACAGGAAGTCTGAATACCACCGGATGGCGCCGCGGCTGAAGGATTTTGCCAGGGTGCTGGCAGATATCTATGGTCTGACAAGACCGGCCCTGACTATAATGGATGGCATAGTAGGCATGGAAGGTAACGGGCCGTCAGCAGGAAGCCCAAGGAATATGGGGCTGGTTCTGGCCTCCGGGGACGGTGTGGCCCTGGATGCAGTTGTGGCCTACATAGCAGGGGTGGCCCCATTTAAGATTCATACAACCCGGATTGCCCACCAGCGAGGTCTGGGTATGGGAGACCTGTCTAAAATCGAGGTACTGGGAGAAAAGCTGGAAACTTTGAAGCTTCGGGATTTTGACCTTCCCTCCAATTTAATGTTTGAACTATTGCCCGGTTTTCTGGTCAGCGGAATTCTGGGAATGCTCAGAGCCCGGCCTGTAATTGCTGAAGATGCCTGTGCCGGGTGCAGCTTTTGTGTGGATAGCTGTCCTGTACAGGCAATGGAGTTGTCGGGAAAGATTCCCGTAATAGATTACAACAGGTGTATCTCATGTCTCTGCTGTCAGGAGCTGTGTCCCAACAAAGCCGTGCAAATGAAGCAGGTAAATCCTTTAGGCAGGGTTTTGGCCGGCCTTGTCAGACATGGTAAGCAGAAAAAGCGGCAGCGCTACTTGAAATAA
- the thiD gene encoding bifunctional hydroxymethylpyrimidine kinase/phosphomethylpyrimidine kinase: MTLKKVLTVAGSDSGAGAGIQADLKTFAAMGVYGLSALTAITAQNTVGVSGVHAIPPEFVAKQISALFEDMEIAAIKTGMLANTGIIEAVCDQFIRSNAENIVVDPVIIATSGDLLMDDRVENFIWALRNRLIPLAHIVTPNIPEAEILTGREITGLEDMKAAAIDLQSLGAPNVVIKGGHLENGDTVVDLLFDGSGFYVYTGKRVLTRNTHGTGCTFAAAVAAGLALGRNTREAVEEAKKYVSYALEHSYSVGRGGGPPNHFAGFGRLGGDGV; this comes from the coding sequence ATGACTCTGAAAAAGGTATTGACTGTCGCCGGTTCCGATTCCGGGGCGGGGGCGGGAATTCAGGCGGATCTGAAGACCTTTGCCGCTATGGGTGTTTATGGATTAAGTGCGCTGACTGCCATTACCGCTCAGAATACAGTGGGAGTTTCCGGGGTTCATGCCATTCCCCCGGAATTTGTGGCCAAACAGATCTCGGCTTTGTTTGAGGATATGGAAATTGCTGCCATTAAAACAGGAATGCTGGCAAATACCGGTATTATTGAAGCTGTCTGTGATCAGTTTATCAGGTCTAATGCAGAGAATATTGTGGTAGACCCGGTAATCATCGCTACCAGTGGAGATCTGCTGATGGATGATCGGGTTGAGAATTTTATCTGGGCATTAAGAAACAGGCTGATTCCATTGGCACATATTGTGACCCCCAACATACCTGAAGCAGAAATCCTGACAGGCAGGGAAATTACCGGACTGGAGGATATGAAAGCAGCTGCCATAGACCTGCAGAGCCTTGGTGCGCCCAATGTTGTTATTAAGGGCGGACATTTGGAAAATGGAGATACAGTTGTTGACTTGTTGTTTGACGGGAGCGGCTTCTATGTATATACCGGCAAACGGGTGCTTACCAGAAATACCCATGGGACCGGCTGTACCTTTGCGGCAGCGGTTGCTGCCGGACTGGCCCTTGGCAGAAATACCAGGGAAGCGGTCGAAGAAGCCAAAAAGTATGTCAGTTACGCACTGGAACACAGTTATTCCGTGGGGCGTGGCGGTGGCCCGCCCAATCACTTTGCCGGGTTTGGCCGTTTGGGAGGTGACGGGGTATAA
- a CDS encoding Nif3-like dinuclear metal center hexameric protein, with translation MNTQDILNTALKLAGLEETPADSGVVVAGDNITKVAFGVDIEVAELLLARELGADAVITHHPRGGLPMVEFHNVMSNQIDRMVKAGVPVNKAQKALKERMEEVSRAHHVGNYDRVMSAARLMGMPFIVIHTPADILAENLIQGHLDRTLGQSGKATVKDVIGALGQLPEYRNTLAKPVVRVGRESDYAGRVFVTMAGGTSGGEDVTKAYFEAGVGTLVVMHMPDSTIKAVKQQNIGNVVVAGHMASDSVGINQVISEFEKKGLQVLRMSGVIEPE, from the coding sequence TTGAATACTCAGGATATTTTAAATACGGCTCTGAAGCTTGCAGGGCTGGAGGAGACCCCGGCTGATTCGGGGGTGGTAGTGGCAGGAGATAATATTACCAAGGTCGCTTTCGGAGTTGATATTGAGGTTGCCGAACTGCTGCTGGCACGGGAACTGGGCGCTGATGCGGTGATAACGCATCATCCCAGGGGCGGGCTGCCCATGGTTGAGTTCCATAATGTGATGTCTAACCAGATTGACCGGATGGTTAAGGCCGGGGTTCCTGTAAATAAGGCCCAGAAGGCTTTGAAAGAACGTATGGAAGAGGTGAGCCGGGCTCACCACGTAGGCAACTATGACCGGGTAATGTCTGCAGCCAGGCTTATGGGAATGCCTTTTATCGTTATCCATACCCCTGCCGATATATTGGCGGAAAACCTGATTCAGGGACATCTGGATAGGACGCTCGGGCAGTCCGGAAAAGCTACGGTTAAGGATGTGATAGGGGCTTTAGGACAGCTTCCCGAGTACCGCAATACCCTGGCCAAGCCGGTTGTCCGGGTGGGCCGGGAGTCTGATTACGCCGGTCGGGTATTTGTGACTATGGCTGGGGGGACCAGTGGCGGTGAAGATGTTACCAAAGCTTACTTTGAAGCGGGTGTAGGCACCCTTGTTGTCATGCACATGCCTGATAGTACGATTAAGGCGGTTAAACAACAGAATATCGGCAATGTTGTCGTGGCTGGGCATATGGCCAGTGACTCTGTCGGCATTAATCAGGTTATCAGTGAATTTGAGAAAAAAGGCCTGCAGGTACTTCGGATGAGTGGAGTCATTGAACCTGAGTAA